GGCAACGTCAACTCCCGCGCCAAGCGCTGGACCAGGACCTTCGTACCTGGGCCAGTGGGAATGCCGGGCCCAAGAGCCACCGCCTTCATGCGCCTCGACAGCTGCACGACCAGGTCGAAGCTGTCACCGTCGGCGTCCTCTCCTTCGGCATAAACCGCCGACATCACCTCCGCCAGCTTCGCGTCGAGGCCGTTTTGAGCCTTGCGCGTGCTCGCCACCGTGACGAGCCCGGCACCGGCCCGCAGGCCCGCAAGCCCACACAGCGCGGCCGCGCCCGTCGTGCCCGGCGCGCCGGCAATGACCAGCAGATGCCCCCGAGAGCCTTTGTGACTACCAGCCCCGAAACGCGGCACGAGCTGGCTCACGAAAGCCGCCTCCAGCCACTCCGCCACCGGCCCTCCCTCAGGGGGCACGAACGCAGGCGCCCCCAGCTGTGCAACCACCACGTCCCCCACCGGAGCGTCTGGGTTCACGCAAAAGCCCAACTTGCGCGCCGCCATGGTTACCGTGAGGTCGGCGCGCACGGCAACACCTCGTTGGCGGCCGCTGTCGGCGTCGAGCCCCGAGGGTACATCCACGGACACGCGCAACGCCTGACACGCGTTCATTGCCGCGATGGCGGCCGCGGGTGCGCCTTGCACGTCCGCGTTCAAGCCGGTGCCGAATACGGCGTCCACGATCACATCGGGCTGGCCGAGGAGGTCCTGCCACACCTGGCGGTCGAGTTCGTGCCCCGCATCCCGCACGGGCACGTGGGAAAGCCCTCTCAACACCTGGAGGTTGCGTTCGGCATCACCCCTTATCTTGGCGGCAGGCAGCGCCGTGACCACACGCACCTTGGCGCCGCCGAGCGCTAGATGCCGGGCGATCACGAAGCCATCGCCCCCGTTCTGCCCCGCCCCGCACACCACCACCACATCGGCATCGGCGAGCGCAAGGGGGCGTGCCGCCAGTGTGTGGCGAATCGCGTACACGACCGCCAGGCCCGCGTTCTCCATCATCACGAGCCCTGGGAGCCCCAGCGTGTTCATCACCCACGCATCGGAGGCCCGGGCCTGCGCGGCCGTGAACACCTGTGCCACCCGCCTGCCCCTTCCGTTAGAGCGCGAGCGCTTTTTGCATCGCTTTCGCGATGTCCTCGGCACGCGCGGCGATGTGCCCCTCGTCGCTGCCCTCGATCATCACACGGGCCTTCGACTCCGTGCCCGAATAGCGCACCACCACGCGTCCGTTCTGTCCGAGTTCCGTTTCCACCTCGCAGATGACCCTCTGCACCTCGGGCAGCTCCTCGAGCGGGATCTTCTGCGGAACGCGGAAGTTCACCAGAACTTGCGGGAAGCGCGTCATGGCCCGCGCCAGCTCGGAAAGCGGCTTGCCGGTCTCGGTCATCACCGCCATCACCAGGAGGGCCGCCATCGTGCCATCACCCGTGGTGGCGTGCTCGAGCGAAAGGACGTGCCCCGATTGTTCCCCGCCCAGCATGAAGCCCCCCGCGCGCATCGCCTCCACCACGTAACGATCGCCCACGGCGGTGCGCAAAAGCTCGATGCCGTGGCTTGCGAGCGCGCGCTCGAGCCCCAAGTTCGACATCACGGTGGCCACCACGGTGTTGCCAGGCAAGCGGCCCTGCTTCTTGAGGTGCTGTCCCAGAATCGCGAGGATCTGGTCACCGTCGACCACCTGGCCGCGCTCGTCGATGAGTATCACCCGATCGGCATCGCCATCGAGCGCCACACCCACCTCGGCCCGGGTCCGCTTCACCTCGGCCGCCGCGTTCTCTGGAAACAAGGCGCCGCAGCGCTCGTTGATGTTGCGACCGTCGGGACTGGCCCCGAGCTCGATCACGTCGGCGCCGAGCTCGTCGAAAACACGGGGCGCCACCTGGTAGGCCGCGCCGTTGGCGCAATCGACCACCACCCGAACGCCGTCGAGCGTGCGGTCACGGGGGAATGCGTGCTTGAGCGACTGGATGTATCGGCCCTCCGCATCGTCAATGCGGGTCGCCTTACCCAATTCGTCCGCGCCGGCCGCGAACGACTCGTCACCGTCCTCGATCGCGGTCATCGCGCGTTCGAGTTCCGCCTCCACCTCGTCGGGCAACTTGAAGCCGTCAGCAGCGAAGAGCTTGATGCCGTTGTCCTGGTAGGGGTTGTGTGACGCGCTGATCACCACGCCGGCGTCGGCCCGCATCGAAGACGTGATGAAGGCGATCCCCGGCGTGGGTAAGGGGCCCACCAGCATGGCGTCCGCCCCCGCGGCCACGATCCCGGCCTCGAGCGCGCTCTCCAGCATGTAGCCGGACAGCCGTGTGTCTTTCCCAATGACGATGCGCCCCTTCCGGTCCTTTTGCCTGAAGCGGTGCGCCACGGCCATGCCGAGCCGCAGCGCCACCTCCGCCGTCATGGGGTGTTGATTCGCCTTGCCTCTGATGCCGTCGGTGCCGAAAAGGTGTCGTGTGGTCGGATTGCTCGCCATGGTGTCCCGCCAGTGTACCTCGCTGCCTGGAGGAACGTCAGCGTGCGCCTAAGCGCCTCCGTGCCCGTTTGTTGGTCATGATCGTTTTCCTGTAACGAGAACGGCGCCCACGTCACATAAGATCACATCACCATGAACATGCAGCTTCGTTCATTGAGGGGCACCGGCGACGCGACGCGCGGTGGACTTGCCGTCAGCACGGCCCTTTTCGCATCGCTATTCGCCGTGGGGGCCTGTGCCCCGGGCGTCACCTCCGGGGGCAGCGACGACGACACGGGCGGCCAAGCCGGGCGCGACGGTGAGGGCGGATCCGGTCAGGGCGGCGCGGGCCAGGGCGGATCCAGCTCCACCGACGACCAAGGCGGCGCCGGCAGCGGAGCGGGCGGCCTGGAAGGCAGTGCCTTGGGGGGTACGGGGGGAAGCCCCGAGGCGCCCATGCCCGTCAAACGCATCTGCATCGAGGCGGGAAGCGAGGTCAAACCCGACCCGGCCACGCTGAACGGCGTCTACGCGCTCAACTGCGCGGGCTGCCACGGCGCCACCGGTCAGGGCGTCGGCAAGTTTCCGAAGCTCACCGAAGACAAGGGCTTCGAGGCCTTCTCGAAGATCGTGCGCGAGGGCAAAGAAGGCGCCGTGGCAGGCGTGATGCCCGCCTTCTCGGATTCGCACCTTTCGGAAAGCGAGCTGCTGCAGGTCTACGTGACCCTCGCGGGCAAGACCCTCAAGGCCGACCGGACCCTCGGCTGTAACGGCGCAAGCCCGCTCGACGAGGCGGCCATCGCGCGCGCCTTCGAGACGGGCCTCAAAGAATGGCGCGCTCCGGACCATGAAGCCGCTTCGTGTGCCAGCTGCCACGGCCCGATGCCCATCGACCTAGCGTACATCGGCTACGACGACGCCACGATCTTCCGCCGGGCGCTCAAGCACATCACCGAGGCGCAAACGCGTGCCGTCATCGACTTCGTGCACGCCATCCGCGCCAAGTACGGCATCGCAGGCCCGAAGAACTTCCTCGAGTTTCGGCCCTTCCAGCCGGGCGGCCTCGTCATCTCGGGGGCCACACCCGCGGAACGGGACCACAAGTTTGGCCTGAACCTCAAACAGGCAGCCCCCACGCTCTTCGACGGCGTGCTGGACACCAAGGCCGAGGCCTTGAAGGCCAAGGACGAGCTTTTGGCCATCAACCCCCGGACCTTCCCCATCGGAATGCCGCTCAACCGCTGGACCGAAGACATTCACCACGGCAAGGAGCACGGCACGCTCAACGAGTGGATCCCGGACAGGCCCCACATCCCGGTGGACAAAGCCGCCGAAACAGCGCTCTACGCCCTGCACGACAAGTACATCGCCAACCCCACGTGGGAGAACCTGTGGGCCATCCAGGACGCTGGTAAAACGCTCACCAAGCTGACCGGCGTCACCACACCGAACGCCATGGCGCCCGGCTACAACGAACACGACGACTTCGCTTTCCGATCGTACGGTCTCAAGTACGAGTCCGTGCTCTTCGCGCAGCACCACTTCCTCGAAGAGCTGCGGGGACGACCGGGCCTCTCCAAGATGAGCGCGTCGCCCTTCCCCGGCCGAAACAGCCTTTGGGAGCTGGGTGACCTGGCCCGCACCCGCGACAGCGTGTTCTTCTCCAAAGATTGCAGGGGAAGCTGGAATACCTGCCTCGGCCTGCCGGCTGACGCCGTCGAGAAGATCGACCAAGCGCAAGACCCACGGGCGATGCTGAAAGACCTCAAGCTTGCGTGGTTCTGGGTGGGCTGGTTCTTCGACACCACCCTCTACCGCACCAGCGGCAGCAACTCGACGAAAGTGTCCGAGTACTTCACCGGCGAGCTCTACGAGCGCGGCTACTTCAATCACACGGTTTATCACCGCTTCCGCAAGAACCTGGCTGCGGCCTACGAACACCAGGGCAAAGAGAAGGACGTGGATGGGCCAGCCGGGATCGACCATTCTTGGGCGCATACCTACGGCTACTACATGGGCTACAACCGCGGCCTCGAGCTCGACAAGATGCCGAAGGATCCGGAGGCCCTCGCGCTCTACAAAATCCTGGCGGGCAACACCTTTCGCATGATGATGTTGCTTACCATTGAGCACATTCAGCGCACCGGCAAGGTGAGCGACCGGGAGATCATGCGACCCATTTACAGGTCGACCATGCCCATCCAGTTCTCGGAAAAGCACGAGTCCGCCGAGACGCTCGCGAAGACGAAGCAGCTCGTAGACGAATACGAAGCCGCCGTGGATGCAGCCTGCGACCGGCGTCCACTCCGCTACGGCGAGCTAACCTACCCCAAGCACTGCGGCCCCTGAGCCACGAGGTCACCGTGTGACCCGAAAGGAGCCAGCACACGAGCTCGTGTGGCTGGCTCTTTTCATGTCCGCCTCGTGAAGTCCCCACAGCCGAGACCGCGCTCGCTAGTCCGGCCCGCGGTGGGGCTGCAGGAGTGCCTCGGAGACCGCCACGACATCTTTTGCCGCGGCGACATCGTGCACGCGCAGGCACTCCACCCCTTGTGCCACGGCCCAGGCGAGCGCTGCGGCTGTACCCATGCCTCGCTCGTTCACGTTGCGCCCGGTCAGCTCACCAAGGAAGCGCTTCCGGGACAGACCCAACATCATGGGAAGCCCCAGGGCCTTGCGCAGCCCTTGGAGACCGCGCATCAACGCCAGATTTTCAGCCAGCCGCTTGCCGAACCCAATCCCGGGGTCGATGAAGAGGCGAGCGCACCCCGCCGCCCGCGCGGCCGCCACCCGCTCCACCAGCTCGTGTTGCACCTCACTCACGACGTCGTCAAACGCCACGGCCTCCATCATGGATTGAGGCGTGCCCCGCAGGTGCCCGAGCACGATCGGAGCCTCGTGGCGTGCCGCCACTCGTAGTATCTCAGGGTCCATCAGACCTCCCGAGACGTCATTCACCACACGCGCCCCCGCCTGGAGCGCCGCTTCAGCCGTCTCGGCTTTATAGGTGTCGATCGAGACCCATGCGCGGCCCGCAAGCGCCGGCACCAGCAACTCGATGACGGGCAGCACCCGCGCACGCTCTTCGGCCGGGGAGACCATCGGTGCACCCGGTCGCGTCGACTCCCCGCCCACGTCGATCCAGTGTGCGCCCTCTTCGACCATCTTCAGCGCCGCGGACACGGCGGCCTCGGGGGTGACAAAGCGCCCGCCGTCCGAAAACGAATCCGGGGTCACGTTCAGCACTCCGGCCAACAGGGTGTCTGCCCGGCCCCTCGCGGTCGTCCCGATGCGCATCTTGTAATTCTATCAGGGCCTTCCTCGACCCTTCGAAAAGCGAGCGGGCGGAGCGCCTGGTGGCACACCGCCCGTCAATCGTCCCTTGCCTTGCCTTGCCTTGCCTTGCCCCGTCACGCGTACGGGACGGGCCCTCGGCTCATGCCTTTTCTGGCTCGGGCAAACGCCCTGGCAAGAAAGAGGCTTTTTCCTTTTCCACCTTGGGCTCAGCGGCGGGCCGCGTAGGTCGTGGCACCGGGGGGCGCCCCAGGGGCTGCCCCAGGAACACCAGGTCGATGTCCTGGCCGTCGAGCGTCTCGTACTCGAGCAACGCCTCGGCGAGTCGCTTGAGCTTCTCGACGTGCTCGCCCACGATCTGCTTGGCGCGGTTATAGTTCTCGGTCACGATGCGCCGAACCTCTGCGTCGATCTCGATGGCCGTTTGCTCGCTGTAGTCGCGCTGCTCGTTAAAGTCGCGCCCCAGGAACACCATCTCCTCCCGGTGCCCGAAGTGCAGCGGTCCCAGCTTGTCGGACATGCCCCACTCGCACACCATCTTACGTGCCAGATCGCTTGCCACCTGCAGATCGTTCGACGCACCCGTCGTGATCTGACCAAAGATGATCTCTTCGGCTACGCGTCCCCCCATGGCCACGGCGATCTGGTCCACCGCCGCCTCCTTCGACATGTTCAGGCGATCCTCCTCGGGCAGCTGCTGGGTGAGCCCCAGCGCACGGCCTCGCGGAATGATCGTGACCTTGTGGATGGGATCGGTCGACTTCACCATCTTGCCCACGAGCGCATGGCCTGCCTCGTGGTAAGCGGTGACCCGCTTTTCCCGCTCGCTGATGATGAGCGAACGACGTTCCGGTCCCATGAGGACCTTGTCTTTCGCCATCTCCAGATCCAGGTGTGCCACGCGGTCCTTGTCGGCCCGCGCCGCGAGCAAAGCGGCCTCGTTCACCAGGTTCTCGAGATCGGCCCCCGAGAACCCCGGTGTGCCGCGCGCGAGAACCTCGAGGTCGACGTCGCCCGAAAGCGGCACCTTCTTCGTGTGCACTTTCAGGATGCCCGAACGCCCCTTCACGTCCGGCCGGGGCACGATGATGCGCCGGTCGAAGCGCCCCGGGCGTAGCAGCGCGGGGTCGAGCACGTCAGGACGGTTCGTGGCGGCGATCAGGATGACGCCGTCGTTCGACTCGAAGCCGTCCATCTCCACGAGCAGCTGGTTCAGCGTCTGCTCGCGCTCGTCGTGACCGCCCCCCAGGCCTGCGCCCCGGTGACGGCCCACGGCATCGATTTCGTCGATGAAGATGATACAGGGAGCGTTCTTTTTTCCCTGCTCGAACAGGTCGCGCACGCGGCTTGCGCCAACGCCTACGAACATCTCGACGAAGTCCGAACCGCTGATGGAGAAGAAGGGAACACCCGCTTCACCGGCGATGGCGCGGGCGAGCAAGGTCTTGCCCGTGCCAGGAGGCCCCATCATCAGGACCCCCTTCGGGATACGCCCCCCGAGGCGCGTGAACTTCTTGGGGTCCCGCAGGAATGAGATGATCTCTTCCACTTCGTCGCGGGCCTCTTCGATGCCCGCGACGTCCGCGAAGGTAATCTTGCGCGAGTTTTCCGACAGCAGCTTCGCGCGGGATTTGCCGAAGCTCATCGCTTTGCCCCCGCCCACTTGCAGCTGTCTCATGAAGAGCAGGAAAAGCCCCACCAAAACGATCATGGGCAGCCAGGTGATGATCACCTGTTGCCAAAAACCGCCTTCGGCCTCGCGAACCACTTCGTAGTTCACGCCCGACTTGTTGAGCTTCTCGAGCAGGCTCTCACCGATGTACCCGGTGGAGATGAATTGGGTTCCGTCTTTCTCCGTGCCTTGGAACTCAGCGAAGTTGTCGCTCATCCGCACACGGAGCGCTTTGATTTCTTCGGGATGGCTTTCGACCTGCTGGATGAATGTCGAAAAGGCAACCTGGTTCTGCGCGGGCCGCTGCCCGAGGAGCTGCCAGACCACGAAGAAGGCCAGGATCAGCATGACCCAGAGCAGAAACGTCTTATGGCTTTGACGCACTTACAGTCCTTTCTACGAACGAAGGGCTAGTATTGACCCTCAATACGATGCCGTCAACGCAAGCTGGTTGCCAGTGACTCACGCGAGATCACGGCGATTTTCAAGCACAATCTGCACACATGTGCGCGTCGCCTCGTTGGGCGCGCCCGTTTCGGAGGCGCGGAGACCCGCCACCCAGAGCACCTGCCCCGCGGCGTCGACGAGCACCGGCACGTGGGGGCGCTCGTCTCGGGGCACCTTGGCGTCCACGAACAGATCCTGCAACTTACGGCGGCCCCGGCCCTTGCGCGGCCGCAGGCGGTCCCCGGTATGCCAGCTTCTCACGGTGAGCGGCCACACGAGACAATCAGCATCGAACAGCGCCGCGTCCCTGGCGTGCAGGCCCCGTTCACCGGGGGCCGCAGGCCTCGGGCCCAGGTCCACGGGTAAAAGCCGTGCGACCAACGTGAAGGGACTCCCGGGCCAGGCAACCTCCACCTGCCCCCCCGAGGTCGGCCTGCCAAGCCTGGCCGTTCCGGGAAGGGGTCGAGCCGCCGCGCGTCCCGTCGCCTCGAAGGCCAGTTGGCCGTAACGAACCTCGACCCGGCCTCCGGGCACGTCGAGGCTCGCGCTCCCTCCCTGGGCCGCCAGACGCGCCAGCCGCGCTGACGCTCTCGGCGGCAGGGCCGGCAAAGCCTCGTTCGTTACGATCGCGTTTCGTCCCATCGTCTGAAGGCGCGCATCGTCCGCAAGCGCCAGCAAAGCTTCGACGATGCGGGGGTTTTCCTTCGCCAGCGCCGGCAACCCATCGAGCCGGAGCCGCACCCGCGAAAAGCGGCGGTCCTCGTTGGAGGGATCGCGCACAGGCTCGACCCCTTGTCGCGCGACGAAGCGTTCGATCTCGGCCCGCCTCACATCCAGGAGCGGTCTTACGAACACACCCCGTCGGTAAGGTATTCCGGCGAGCCCGCGGACACCCGTGCCCCGGAGGATCCGAAACAGCACGGTCTCTGCTTGGTCGTCGGCGTTATGGCCAAGCGCAACGACTTGACATCCCAAGGAGGCGGCATGCGCCGCGAGGGCGTCGAGGCGCGCGCGCCGGGCCGCATCCTGAAGCGACACGTGCGGGCCCCGCCGCGCGCCTACGTCGACCCGCACGACGTGGCAGGATACCC
The DNA window shown above is from Myxococcales bacterium and carries:
- a CDS encoding NAD(P)H-hydrate dehydratase, whose protein sequence is MAQVFTAAQARASDAWVMNTLGLPGLVMMENAGLAVVYAIRHTLAARPLALADADVVVVCGAGQNGGDGFVIARHLALGGAKVRVVTALPAAKIRGDAERNLQVLRGLSHVPVRDAGHELDRQVWQDLLGQPDVIVDAVFGTGLNADVQGAPAAAIAAMNACQALRVSVDVPSGLDADSGRQRGVAVRADLTVTMAARKLGFCVNPDAPVGDVVVAQLGAPAFVPPEGGPVAEWLEAAFVSQLVPRFGAGSHKGSRGHLLVIAGAPGTTGAAALCGLAGLRAGAGLVTVASTRKAQNGLDAKLAEVMSAVYAEGEDADGDSFDLVVQLSRRMKAVALGPGIPTGPGTKVLVQRLARELTLPTVIDADGLNHLGTEVAFLKEAAAPRVLTPHPGEMARLLGVTTAEVQGDRVAAARALVDKSGAVVVLKGARTLIATPLGELFINPAATAALGTAGSGDVLTGTLGALLAQGLSARDAAICGVFAHGEAALAASERLGTDRLVAGDLPLSIAQRLSSLGGARPHAG
- the glmM gene encoding phosphoglucosamine mutase, coding for MASNPTTRHLFGTDGIRGKANQHPMTAEVALRLGMAVAHRFRQKDRKGRIVIGKDTRLSGYMLESALEAGIVAAGADAMLVGPLPTPGIAFITSSMRADAGVVISASHNPYQDNGIKLFAADGFKLPDEVEAELERAMTAIEDGDESFAAGADELGKATRIDDAEGRYIQSLKHAFPRDRTLDGVRVVVDCANGAAYQVAPRVFDELGADVIELGASPDGRNINERCGALFPENAAAEVKRTRAEVGVALDGDADRVILIDERGQVVDGDQILAILGQHLKKQGRLPGNTVVATVMSNLGLERALASHGIELLRTAVGDRYVVEAMRAGGFMLGGEQSGHVLSLEHATTGDGTMAALLVMAVMTETGKPLSELARAMTRFPQVLVNFRVPQKIPLEELPEVQRVICEVETELGQNGRVVVRYSGTESKARVMIEGSDEGHIAARAEDIAKAMQKALAL
- a CDS encoding cytochrome c, coding for MNMQLRSLRGTGDATRGGLAVSTALFASLFAVGACAPGVTSGGSDDDTGGQAGRDGEGGSGQGGAGQGGSSSTDDQGGAGSGAGGLEGSALGGTGGSPEAPMPVKRICIEAGSEVKPDPATLNGVYALNCAGCHGATGQGVGKFPKLTEDKGFEAFSKIVREGKEGAVAGVMPAFSDSHLSESELLQVYVTLAGKTLKADRTLGCNGASPLDEAAIARAFETGLKEWRAPDHEAASCASCHGPMPIDLAYIGYDDATIFRRALKHITEAQTRAVIDFVHAIRAKYGIAGPKNFLEFRPFQPGGLVISGATPAERDHKFGLNLKQAAPTLFDGVLDTKAEALKAKDELLAINPRTFPIGMPLNRWTEDIHHGKEHGTLNEWIPDRPHIPVDKAAETALYALHDKYIANPTWENLWAIQDAGKTLTKLTGVTTPNAMAPGYNEHDDFAFRSYGLKYESVLFAQHHFLEELRGRPGLSKMSASPFPGRNSLWELGDLARTRDSVFFSKDCRGSWNTCLGLPADAVEKIDQAQDPRAMLKDLKLAWFWVGWFFDTTLYRTSGSNSTKVSEYFTGELYERGYFNHTVYHRFRKNLAAAYEHQGKEKDVDGPAGIDHSWAHTYGYYMGYNRGLELDKMPKDPEALALYKILAGNTFRMMMLLTIEHIQRTGKVSDREIMRPIYRSTMPIQFSEKHESAETLAKTKQLVDEYEAAVDAACDRRPLRYGELTYPKHCGP
- the folP gene encoding dihydropteroate synthase; the protein is MRIGTTARGRADTLLAGVLNVTPDSFSDGGRFVTPEAAVSAALKMVEEGAHWIDVGGESTRPGAPMVSPAEERARVLPVIELLVPALAGRAWVSIDTYKAETAEAALQAGARVVNDVSGGLMDPEILRVAARHEAPIVLGHLRGTPQSMMEAVAFDDVVSEVQHELVERVAAARAAGCARLFIDPGIGFGKRLAENLALMRGLQGLRKALGLPMMLGLSRKRFLGELTGRNVNERGMGTAAALAWAVAQGVECLRVHDVAAAKDVVAVSEALLQPHRGPD
- the ftsH gene encoding ATP-dependent zinc metalloprotease FtsH; this encodes MLILAFFVVWQLLGQRPAQNQVAFSTFIQQVESHPEEIKALRVRMSDNFAEFQGTEKDGTQFISTGYIGESLLEKLNKSGVNYEVVREAEGGFWQQVIITWLPMIVLVGLFLLFMRQLQVGGGKAMSFGKSRAKLLSENSRKITFADVAGIEEARDEVEEIISFLRDPKKFTRLGGRIPKGVLMMGPPGTGKTLLARAIAGEAGVPFFSISGSDFVEMFVGVGASRVRDLFEQGKKNAPCIIFIDEIDAVGRHRGAGLGGGHDEREQTLNQLLVEMDGFESNDGVILIAATNRPDVLDPALLRPGRFDRRIIVPRPDVKGRSGILKVHTKKVPLSGDVDLEVLARGTPGFSGADLENLVNEAALLAARADKDRVAHLDLEMAKDKVLMGPERRSLIISEREKRVTAYHEAGHALVGKMVKSTDPIHKVTIIPRGRALGLTQQLPEEDRLNMSKEAAVDQIAVAMGGRVAEEIIFGQITTGASNDLQVASDLARKMVCEWGMSDKLGPLHFGHREEMVFLGRDFNEQRDYSEQTAIEIDAEVRRIVTENYNRAKQIVGEHVEKLKRLAEALLEYETLDGQDIDLVFLGQPLGRPPVPRPTRPAAEPKVEKEKASFLPGRLPEPEKA
- the tilS gene encoding tRNA lysidine(34) synthetase TilS, whose protein sequence is MAGPGEKTLLSKILDTVRTHGLIPAGARVLVGLSGGVDSLALLLGLQRLAPRLRTELLAAYVDHGLRPEAAAEGARVKATCEGRGVSCHVVRVDVGARRGPHVSLQDAARRARLDALAAHAASLGCQVVALGHNADDQAETVLFRILRGTGVRGLAGIPYRRGVFVRPLLDVRRAEIERFVARQGVEPVRDPSNEDRRFSRVRLRLDGLPALAKENPRIVEALLALADDARLQTMGRNAIVTNEALPALPPRASARLARLAAQGGSASLDVPGGRVEVRYGQLAFEATGRAAARPLPGTARLGRPTSGGQVEVAWPGSPFTLVARLLPVDLGPRPAAPGERGLHARDAALFDADCLVWPLTVRSWHTGDRLRPRKGRGRRKLQDLFVDAKVPRDERPHVPVLVDAAGQVLWVAGLRASETGAPNEATRTCVQIVLENRRDLA